The Methylobacterium sp. PvR107 genome contains a region encoding:
- a CDS encoding DUF6894 family protein has protein sequence MPRYFFNIRHRPGPMGLAVDSEGDDLADVNAAREHALFEARAMIVQDRLPLIRDWMDCSFEIMDETGEPVLTVPFSDTVPEDELG, from the coding sequence ATGCCGCGCTACTTCTTTAACATCCGGCATCGTCCCGGACCCATGGGTCTCGCCGTGGACTCGGAAGGCGATGACCTCGCCGACGTGAACGCGGCGCGTGAGCATGCCTTGTTCGAGGCACGAGCCATGATCGTGCAAGATCGCCTGCCGCTGATCCGCGATTGGATGGACTGCTCGTTCGAGATCATGGATGAGACTGGCGAACCCGTGCTCACGGTGCCGTTCAGCGATACCGTGCCCGAAGACGAACTGGGCTGA
- a CDS encoding Crp/Fnr family transcriptional regulator, whose translation MSQPQQSAIRNRLLKAMSPNDFSLIQPHLELVSTELRQSLIKPHEPVQQLYFPESGFGSITTSGTGIQVEVGIVGREGLVGAIPVLLGSDRTPHACFVQSPGEMLRIEPVALCDAASESVSLNRLLLRYIQVQFVQAAQTALANASYTLDVRLARWLVMCQDRLDGDDLQITHEFISIMLGVRRPSTTLAVQALEGQQLIRARRGRITILDREALTALADDSYGLPEAEYARLIEGA comes from the coding sequence GTGTCTCAGCCTCAGCAATCCGCCATCCGCAATCGCCTGCTGAAGGCGATGTCGCCCAACGACTTCTCGCTGATCCAGCCGCACCTGGAGCTGGTCTCGACCGAACTGCGGCAGTCGCTGATCAAGCCGCACGAGCCGGTGCAGCAGCTGTACTTCCCCGAATCCGGGTTCGGCTCGATCACCACCTCGGGCACTGGCATCCAAGTCGAGGTCGGCATCGTCGGGCGTGAAGGGCTGGTTGGCGCGATACCCGTGCTGCTGGGCTCGGATCGCACGCCCCACGCGTGCTTCGTCCAGAGCCCCGGCGAGATGCTGCGGATCGAGCCCGTTGCCCTATGTGACGCTGCCAGTGAAAGCGTCAGCCTGAACAGGTTGCTGCTGCGCTATATCCAGGTGCAGTTCGTTCAGGCGGCCCAGACTGCCTTGGCGAACGCCTCCTACACCCTCGACGTGCGCCTCGCCCGCTGGCTGGTGATGTGCCAGGACCGGCTGGACGGCGACGACCTGCAGATCACCCACGAGTTCATCTCGATCATGCTCGGCGTGCGCCGACCCAGCACCACCCTGGCGGTACAGGCGCTGGAGGGGCAACAGTTGATCCGGGCCCGGCGTGGCCGCATCACGATCCTGGACCGGGAGGCGCTGACGGCACTGGCCGACGACAGCTACGGCCTGCCCGAGGCCGAGTACGCCCGCCTGATCGAGGGCGCGTGA
- the istB gene encoding IS21-like element helper ATPase IstB yields MSLARDETTPGVLLAHHLKQLKLPTVLREYDKVARECAQSGLDHSRYLLRLVELELIDRERRMVERRIRAARFPAVKSLDTFDFAAIPSLNKMLVLELARCGYILGRENVIALGNSGTGKTHIALALGLAACQKGFSVTFTTAASLVNQLLEARDERRLLRLQRELAAVKLLIVDELGYVPLSSTGAELLFEVFSQRYERGSTVVTSNLPFEDWTSVLGSERLTGALLDRLTHHVSILSLNGNSYRLKTSRSRRGRAEGAEQNQATADPHDPETGEIPPA; encoded by the coding sequence ATGAGCCTGGCGCGCGACGAGACCACGCCGGGCGTCCTGCTGGCTCACCACCTCAAGCAGCTCAAGCTGCCCACGGTGCTGCGCGAGTACGACAAGGTTGCCCGCGAGTGCGCTCAGAGCGGCCTGGACCACTCGCGCTACCTGTTGCGGCTGGTTGAACTGGAGCTGATCGACCGTGAGCGGCGCATGGTCGAGCGCCGCATCCGGGCGGCGCGCTTCCCGGCGGTGAAGAGCCTCGACACGTTCGACTTTGCCGCGATCCCGAGCCTGAACAAGATGCTCGTGCTGGAACTGGCCCGCTGTGGCTACATCCTCGGCCGGGAGAACGTCATCGCACTTGGCAACTCGGGCACTGGCAAGACCCACATCGCCTTGGCTCTCGGCTTGGCGGCTTGCCAGAAGGGCTTCTCGGTCACGTTCACCACCGCGGCCTCGCTGGTCAACCAACTCCTGGAGGCGCGCGACGAGCGTCGTCTGCTCCGGCTTCAGCGCGAACTAGCCGCGGTCAAGCTCCTGATCGTCGACGAACTCGGCTACGTGCCGCTGTCGTCGACGGGGGCGGAGTTGCTGTTTGAGGTCTTCTCGCAGCGCTACGAGCGTGGCTCGACCGTGGTGACCTCGAACCTCCCGTTTGAGGACTGGACGTCAGTTCTGGGCTCGGAACGGCTCACGGGCGCGCTGCTCGACCGGCTGACCCACCACGTCAGCATCCTGAGCCTGAACGGCAACAGCTACCGCCTCAAAACTTCCCGCAGCCGGCGCGGCCGGGCCGAAGGGGCGGAGCAAAACCAGGCCACCGCCGATCCTCACGACCCCGAGACGGGCGAGATCCCGCCGGCCTGA
- the istA gene encoding IS21 family transposase, giving the protein MFAVEVYAAVRQFVFIEGNSRREAARVFGLSRETIAKMCRFSLPPGYTRSKPVEKPKLGPLLPVITAILETDRSAPIKQRHTAKRIFERLRDEHGYAGGYTVVKDHVRICRSQGRETFVPLAHPPGHAQVDFGEAVATIGGVRRKIHFFCMDLPHSDACFVKAYPRETTEAFLDGHVAAFAFFTGVPLSILYDNTKIAVAKICGDGQRERTRAFTELVSHYLFRDRFGRPGRGNDKGKVEGLVKFARSNFMTPAPEAASFEALNADLERRCRVRQDECAGRSAELIGTRLVADRAVLRALPAVPLEPCEKRAGRVSSTALVRYHGNDYSVPTAYGFRDVLVKGFVDEVVILCGGIEIARHERSYGTGVFVSEPLHYLALIETKPNALDQAAALQDWDLPEAFQHLRHLLEARMGNRGKREFIQVLRLMEAMPKDVVAAAVAEAIRLGAIGFDAVKLIALARLEHRPPRLDLAAYPHLPRTTVRTTVAADYAVLVPEVAA; this is encoded by the coding sequence ATGTTTGCCGTGGAAGTCTACGCGGCCGTTCGGCAGTTCGTGTTTATCGAGGGCAACTCTCGGCGTGAGGCGGCTCGAGTGTTCGGGCTGAGCCGAGAGACGATCGCCAAGATGTGCCGGTTCTCCCTGCCGCCGGGCTATACGCGCTCGAAGCCGGTCGAGAAGCCGAAGCTTGGGCCTCTTCTGCCGGTGATCACGGCCATCCTGGAAACGGACCGAAGCGCGCCGATCAAGCAGCGGCACACGGCCAAGCGGATCTTCGAGCGTTTACGCGACGAGCACGGCTATGCCGGCGGCTACACGGTGGTGAAGGACCACGTGCGGATCTGCCGATCGCAGGGGCGGGAGACCTTCGTGCCGCTGGCCCACCCGCCTGGCCATGCCCAGGTTGACTTCGGCGAGGCGGTGGCCACGATCGGCGGCGTGCGTCGCAAGATCCATTTCTTCTGCATGGACCTGCCGCACTCCGACGCCTGCTTCGTGAAGGCATATCCGCGGGAGACCACCGAGGCGTTCCTCGACGGGCACGTCGCCGCCTTCGCCTTCTTCACGGGCGTGCCGCTGTCGATCCTGTACGACAACACGAAGATCGCGGTCGCCAAGATCTGCGGTGACGGGCAGCGCGAGCGCACGCGCGCCTTCACCGAGTTGGTGAGCCACTACCTGTTCCGCGACCGCTTCGGCCGTCCGGGCAGGGGCAACGACAAGGGCAAAGTCGAAGGGCTGGTCAAGTTCGCCCGGTCCAACTTCATGACCCCGGCTCCGGAGGCAGCTTCGTTCGAGGCGCTGAACGCTGATCTGGAGCGACGCTGCCGAGTCCGGCAGGATGAGTGTGCCGGTCGGTCTGCCGAGCTCATCGGTACGCGGCTCGTGGCCGACCGTGCGGTCCTGCGCGCCCTGCCGGCGGTCCCGCTGGAGCCGTGCGAGAAGCGGGCTGGTCGTGTCTCCTCGACCGCGCTGGTGCGCTATCACGGCAACGACTACTCGGTGCCCACCGCCTACGGCTTCCGGGACGTGCTGGTGAAGGGCTTCGTCGACGAGGTCGTGATCCTGTGCGGCGGGATCGAGATCGCCCGGCACGAACGCAGCTACGGCACCGGCGTGTTCGTCTCCGAGCCGCTGCACTACCTCGCGCTGATCGAGACCAAGCCGAACGCCCTCGACCAAGCGGCGGCCCTCCAGGACTGGGATCTGCCCGAGGCGTTCCAGCACCTGCGCCATCTCCTGGAGGCGCGCATGGGCAACCGGGGCAAGCGCGAGTTCATCCAGGTGCTGCGCCTGATGGAGGCGATGCCCAAGGACGTGGTGGCCGCAGCCGTCGCGGAGGCGATCCGGCTCGGGGCGATCGGCTTCGATGCGGTCAAGCTGATTGCGCTGGCCCGACTCGAGCACCGACCGCCCCGGCTCGACCTGGCAGCCTATCCGCACCTGCCCAGAACCACGGTGCGGACCACCGTGGCTGCCGACTATGCCGTGCTGGTGCCGGAGGTGGCCGCATGA
- a CDS encoding Crp/Fnr family transcriptional regulator — protein MSLAPDLHATTLLIRKLENIATLTDEQRQALESLPVRTHVLNTRQDIVRDGDKPTHCCLVLDGWACRYKLLNQGKRQILSFHIAGDIPDLLSLHVPTMDHTLATVTNATVAFIPHESLRALVAHHPRLASLLWRDTLIDAAIFREWMTGMGRRSAFERIGHLFCEMYVKLEAVGLAGDHRCPLPLTQVDLADALGLTPVHVNRVLQEMRRQTLLTLRSRTLQIEAWDELSAAAEFDPGYLQLEARAA, from the coding sequence ATGTCCCTCGCTCCCGATCTGCACGCCACGACCCTGCTCATCCGCAAGCTGGAGAACATCGCCACCCTCACGGATGAGCAGCGGCAGGCCCTCGAGAGCCTGCCGGTGAGGACCCACGTCCTCAATACCCGGCAGGACATCGTGCGCGACGGCGACAAGCCCACGCACTGCTGCCTCGTCCTCGACGGCTGGGCCTGCCGCTACAAGCTGCTCAACCAGGGCAAGCGGCAGATCCTGTCGTTCCACATCGCGGGCGACATCCCGGATCTGCTGAGCCTGCACGTCCCCACCATGGACCACACCCTCGCCACGGTGACGAACGCGACGGTGGCGTTCATCCCGCACGAGAGCCTACGGGCCCTCGTCGCGCACCATCCCCGTCTCGCATCGCTGCTGTGGCGCGACACGCTGATCGACGCGGCGATCTTCCGCGAGTGGATGACCGGCATGGGGCGGCGCTCCGCCTTCGAGCGGATCGGTCACCTGTTCTGCGAGATGTACGTGAAGCTCGAAGCGGTGGGGCTGGCCGGTGATCACCGCTGCCCGCTGCCGCTCACCCAAGTCGATCTCGCCGACGCGCTGGGCCTCACGCCCGTGCACGTCAACCGCGTGCTTCAGGAGATGCGTCGCCAGACGCTGCTCACGCTGCGCAGCCGCACGCTGCAGATCGAAGCCTGGGACGAGCTTTCGGCGGCCGCTGAGTTCGACCCCGGGTACCTGCAGTTGGAGGCGCGAGCGGCTTGA
- a CDS encoding IS3 family transposase (programmed frameshift) translates to MTKRSTPFSPEVRERAVRMVFDHQGEHGSQYGAIRSIAAKIGCSGETLRNWVRQAERDQGQRPGPTTDERERIKALERENRELRQANEILRKASAYFCDGGARPPVADMIAFVDDHREAYGVEPICRVLPIAPSTYHAHAARRADPGKLPARARSDAALMVEIRRVFEENFHVYGVRKVWRQLGREGIAVARCTVARLMRVMGLQGIVRGKKVRTTIPDPAAACPLDRVNRQFKAPRPNALWVSDFTYVATWAGFIYVAFVIDAYARRIVGWRVSRTAHAAFVLDALEQALHERRPPWGGGLVHHSDRGSQYLALRYTERLAEAGVEPSVGSVGDSYDNALAETINGLFKAEVIHRRGPWRSLEAVEFATLEWVDWFNTRRLLEPIGNVPPAEAEARYFARAEVQALAA, encoded by the exons ATGACGAAGCGCAGCACACCCTTTTCGCCTGAGGTCCGCGAACGCGCGGTCCGGATGGTGTTCGACCACCAGGGCGAGCACGGCTCGCAATATGGGGCGATCCGCTCGATCGCAGCCAAGATCGGCTGCTCGGGCGAGACGCTGCGGAACTGGGTCCGGCAAGCCGAGCGGGACCAGGGCCAGCGACCCGGACCAACGACGGACGAGCGCGAGCGGATCAAAGCACTGGAGCGCGAGAACCGCGAGCTTCGGCAGGCCAACGAGATCCTGAGGAAGGCGTCGGCCTATT TTTGCGATGGCGGAGCTCGACCGCCGGTCGCGGACATGATCGCCTTCGTCGACGATCACCGGGAGGCCTACGGGGTCGAGCCGATCTGCCGCGTGCTGCCGATCGCCCCGTCAACCTATCACGCCCATGCCGCGCGGCGGGCCGATCCCGGCAAGCTGCCGGCTCGGGCTCGTTCGGACGCGGCGCTAATGGTCGAGATCCGGCGCGTGTTCGAGGAGAACTTCCACGTCTACGGGGTGCGGAAGGTCTGGCGGCAACTCGGTCGAGAAGGGATCGCGGTTGCCCGCTGTACGGTCGCCCGGCTGATGCGGGTCATGGGGCTGCAGGGCATCGTGCGGGGCAAGAAGGTTCGCACCACTATCCCGGACCCGGCCGCGGCCTGCCCGCTCGACCGGGTGAACCGCCAGTTCAAGGCGCCGCGTCCCAACGCCTTGTGGGTCAGCGACTTCACCTACGTCGCGACCTGGGCCGGCTTCATCTACGTCGCGTTCGTGATCGACGCCTATGCCCGGCGCATCGTCGGTTGGCGGGTCTCCCGCACGGCTCACGCCGCCTTCGTGCTCGATGCTCTTGAGCAGGCTCTGCACGAACGTCGTCCCCCCTGGGGCGGCGGGCTCGTGCACCATAGCGACAGGGGCTCGCAATACCTCGCCCTGCGCTACACGGAGCGGCTGGCGGAGGCGGGGGTCGAGCCCTCGGTTGGCAGCGTCGGGGACAGCTACGACAACGCCCTGGCCGAGACGATCAACGGTCTGTTCAAAGCCGAGGTGATCCATCGCCGTGGGCCGTGGCGATCCCTCGAGGCCGTCGAGTTCGCCACTCTCGAATGGGTCGATTGGTTCAACACCCGCCGCTTGCTCGAACCTATCGGCAACGTGCCTCCCGCCGAGGCTGAGGCGCGCTACTTTGCTCGGGCCGAGGTACAAGCCTTGGCCGCCTGA